GAGAAGAAATTTGCCATCTTGGTGCCACTGGCAGTTGTCTCTGTGACTGTAGTACTGGCTGCCTCGGTTGTGAGGTTGACGGCCTCAAGCTTGGAAGCCCGAGTGATGAACTTCTACAGGGTTCAGTCTGAATATGTGGCCAGAGCCGGTGTCGCAGAGGCGCTAACCCGGCTTGCAAATGGTGAGATTCATGACCCTGATGAGGGGAATCCTGATTGGAGAGCCGAAATATGTGTAGGCTTGAGAACAGAGAGTTCTCCTCCAATTTATCGATATACAAGTTATCAGACCGACCTTAGTTACGGGACACTCAAAGACCCGGTTACTGTGACGTACCTGTTGGATCGGGGAAGCATAGTCTACTTTGACCCGGATAGTAAGATGAAGACGACAAGACCTGGTGACTATCCCGTATATGTGGCTCAGGCCGTAGGTGGTAAAGGGAGGTCTGCCAGTAGATTCAGAGGTGAGTACATAAGCTATCCATTTCAGCCTCGAATGGAAGAAGCGTTCATCTGCGAGAGTTGGCCAAAGCCTCTTTCCAGGAACCGCATCTGTTCAAACGAGCATGGCACACACCTTCCGGCGTTGACGCGACCACCGTTCTGTGCGAGGTACCACGTTTCGAGGAAGGACGACCTGCCGGTTCCTTCTGGTCGCATTCCCAGTACTAGTGAGGTTCTGGGAATATCTCCTGCCGAGCTGATTACCGTTTTGAGAGCGGCCAGTGTAAACAGGAGCCTGGAGAACGAACCCGTCGGAATAACATTTTTCTCCACGCATGCACGGTACGACAGAAGCGTGTCGGGTTCAGGGCTCCTCTATGTGGTAGGTAATTTGGTCGTTAAGGGCGACTTTCGTTTCAATGGGTTGGTGTATGTGGAAGGTAGTGCCAGTTTTGCTGGGGATGTTTGGGTAGTTGGGGGGCTGGTAGTCAGCGGGCACTGCAATGTTGGCCCTACTGTGCTGTACTCAAGAGAGGCGATTGTTGAGTCTATGAGGAATTCAATTCTAGTGGATCTGTCTAGGATATGAGGAATCAAGTTCTTGGAGGTGAATTATGGAACACAGAGTTCTAGTCATTGGAGATGATGAGCACAAGAAGGAGGAGCTCTCGGGTCTCACCGCTGTATTCGGGATGCCATCCGACAACTGCAATTGGTCTGATCTCGCTGTGAAGAGGTTGAAATCCTTTCGATACTCCGCTGTGGTGGCTGACATAAGTGGTGGAAACCTTTCACCAGAAGACTGTGTGACTCTGGCAAAGGCCGCAGCTCCGTATACTCCAATCATAGTTGTTGCAAGCGAAAACGATCTTGACACCGAAAGAATCGTAAGACAGATGGGGGTATTCTACTACATGGTTAGACCATATCACAGAGAAGAATACATTGAAGCGCTTGGTGATGCTGTCGAATTCGCCGCGGGCCTCAGATCAAAAGAGGTTATTGCTTCAGAGATTCTTTCATCTGTTGGCAAAGACGAGTGGAGGTGAGACTATGTCCGGAGCGATTCTGATTGATCGGAAACTCGAGGATACCATTTTGGTGGGTGAGAACGATGAAACCAAAAGCGTAGCAGATGCTCGTTTTGAGGAGGAGGTTAACTGGATCCTTTTGAAGTTGCATCTAGAGGCTTTTCATACACTGTCCAGGTGAAGTTTATCTAGGAGGAACTGTTTTGTCTTTCACAGTTTTGGCCATACGCGAGGACAAGTACAAAGAGTCTGTAGAAAATATTCTGAACGGTGATCAGTACGATACAATCTGGGCAAAAAATGAGGATGAAGTGATCGAGCATGCTGCATCCGGAGTGGGTGGACTGATTCTTTTCGATGCAGACATGCCATACGTGGAGAGAGAGAATCTTCTGGAGAGACTTAGGAAGGTGAATGGCCATCTGAAGGTGGTGGGACTTACAAAGGATCCCACTCTTACAGATGCGCTGGAAACCCTGCGGATGGGGGCCGATGACTACATTCACATTCCTTCGGAACTGAGAAGACTGAGGAAAATTGCGGATAGCGCCTACAAGAAGTGGGTGAAGTCGCGCGACCAGAAGACTCCCTATGACGGGCACAAGAAAAGGTACGCGTTCGATGCCGTGATAGGTGAAAGTGACGGGATAAAAGAGGTTCTCCATATTGCCAGAAAGGTTGTGGAAACTGGTGCGAGCCCGGTGCTGATCCGTGGTGAGACAGGAACCGGCAAGGAACTGATTGCTCGTGCAATACATTACAACAGCTCAAAAGCTGACCAGCCGTTTGTTGAGATTAATTGCACGGCCATTCCTGAGACCCTTTTGGAGGCGGAGCTCTTTGGCCACGAAAGGGGAGCCTTCACTGACGCCAAGAGGCAGAAGAAGGGCCTCTTTGAGCTGGCCGATGGGGGAATGCTCTTTCTGGACGAGATTGGGAAGATGTCCGTCAATCTCCAGATCAAACTTCTCAAGGCAATTGAGGACAAGCGCTTCAGAAGGCTTGGTGGCACCAGTGACATAAAGGTCAAGGTGAACATCATGGCCGCGACCAACATCAACCTGGAGGAAGCGCTTAGCGAAGGTACTTTCAGAGAGGATTTGTACTTCAGACTGAACATGGTGTGTATAGAGGTACCGCCTCTGAGGAAGAGAGGGCGTGATGCGATTATCCTGGCGCGCCATTTTATCACCAGGTTCAACGAGGAATATGGGAAGAATGTTACTGCCATGTCGCCAGACGCTGAGGAGTGCTTGTTGAACTACTCCTGGCCTGGTAATGTACGGGAACTGAAGAATGTGGTGGAGAGGTCTGTTCTTCTTGGTTCAGGCGACCTGATAACCCTGGAGTCGCTTCCACCCGCGTTGAGATCTGGAAAGAGGATTCGCGAAAACATGGGCGCCGGGAACATTATCGTGCCCATTCCTCCAGGAGGCATCTCTCTAGCTGATGCCGAGAAGATCCTGGTGAAATCAATATTGAAAATCACAGGATGGAACAAATCGAAAGCCGCCAGGATACTGAAGATCTCCAGGCCCAGATTGGCACGAAAGATACAGAAGTACGAGATCGTTAAGGAGTAGATGTAACAGAACACTACAGTCCTTTAGCTGTCCTTGGCGACTGCAAACAATCCGGTTGGATTGTCTTAGGCACTGCACATCACCATCCTACAGAAGGCGTTGGGATTCCTGGGCGTAATTGTCTGTCTTTGAAACGGTTGGCCTTGGTCCTTCGATTCATGAATTCGATGACGAATCCATTTACTCAAGACTAGTGCTGAGTGAGCAACCTGGGGCAATGTCCCTTGAATGGAACGTCGCTGTACTTGCGAATCGAACCACTCAAGCAACAGAATTGGTCACGGCTGAGATGAAATGTTTCGGAATCGTACCTTCAAATCCACGAGAGAGATGGGAGACTTGTGGGCTAAGTCTTTGAAGATCCGACGGATATGGCTGTCGAGGGGCGGCGGCATGGAATTTGCAAACAGATAAACCTGGAGTTGTTTGTCTTTGAAAGGCTGAGATTTATTAGCACTAGAGAGGTTCGGGTTTTGAGAATGGTCCAGGGGGACAACAGAACGATCTTGCACAGGCTTTTTCTTGCCCCCCTTCTTCTTTCTTTTGCTGGTCTCGGAGGCGAGCACTAAACCCTGTTGAGAGCTTTCAAGTAGTGGCTCAGATTGAGACTAAACGTAAAGGAGGTGTGGCGAGGTAGGCAAGCTTTTTCTAACACTTTTTCCTAGTAATCCGGAAGGGGTGATAGCATGTCTTCTTTAGGGAAAAAGGCAGCGGCTGCACTCATTGGACTCGTTGGCATAGGTTTTGTGGTGGCGGGGTGTGGTGAGTTCGACGTTCCCTCGAGTGCTACTAATGGAGTCGAGAATATCCGATTCTTTCGTGACACGAGGGCAACCCTGGGGCCCAGCTACGTTGAAAAAGTGATCAAGGCCGAGGACGGGGGCACACTGACGCTCAACAGGTACACTATCGTTATTCCACCAGGAGCGTTGGAACGCAACACGAGGATATCGATTTCCGAGCCGATGCCCGGGTATGTCCTGGGAGACTTCGGTCCTGAAGGGATCCATTTCAAGAAGCCCGTAGAACTCTCGATGACATATCAATTCCTCGATCTGGGCGGTATTCAGGAAGATCGACTCACCATCTACTGGTTCAATCCTGAAACAGAAACCTGGTTCGATCTTCTAGCTCACGTTGACAAAGAAACACAGACCGTAACATTGGAGATTGACCATTATTCGCGCTATGCACTTTCTGATCACTAGAGTCGGTAGAGACCGACGGCTTACACAACTTTTTGGAGGGATGGCCGTTGAAAAAAGAGAAAATTCCCAT
This sequence is a window from candidate division TA06 bacterium. Protein-coding genes within it:
- a CDS encoding sigma-54-dependent Fis family transcriptional regulator, with translation MSFTVLAIREDKYKESVENILNGDQYDTIWAKNEDEVIEHAASGVGGLILFDADMPYVERENLLERLRKVNGHLKVVGLTKDPTLTDALETLRMGADDYIHIPSELRRLRKIADSAYKKWVKSRDQKTPYDGHKKRYAFDAVIGESDGIKEVLHIARKVVETGASPVLIRGETGTGKELIARAIHYNSSKADQPFVEINCTAIPETLLEAELFGHERGAFTDAKRQKKGLFELADGGMLFLDEIGKMSVNLQIKLLKAIEDKRFRRLGGTSDIKVKVNIMAATNINLEEALSEGTFREDLYFRLNMVCIEVPPLRKRGRDAIILARHFITRFNEEYGKNVTAMSPDAEECLLNYSWPGNVRELKNVVERSVLLGSGDLITLESLPPALRSGKRIRENMGAGNIIVPIPPGGISLADAEKILVKSILKITGWNKSKAARILKISRPRLARKIQKYEIVKE